A genomic segment from Fusarium fujikuroi IMI 58289 draft genome, chromosome FFUJ_chr04 encodes:
- a CDS encoding putative ArsB-like arsenite efflux transporter family protein, with translation MVKGVDTSEIRQWRSIVTLVVFVLANILVLWPFHMPIYIPKSLVNLICRLAVKLRVIPPSTHHAILHDNPRCSKYFVKVTFPVNFITAPLIADLFLLAISAIGRQEVYDGTIGADNIHPIDIMVFFITLAYIAISIDASGIIRWLAFKVLSWGGKVGHRLFFYLYSFFFLLGSFIGNDPIILSGTAFLAYMTRVSSNITSPRAWIFTQFAIANIASAILVSSNPTNLVLAGAFDIKFIVYTANMIVPVVVTAVVLFPFLLYVIFADEKLIPSKIEMHSLPEEARAQRPVNPNIPYVQHQVEDAERAGEGMTLSLAYIMNPFLDKKGAMFGALIMSATLITVLALNAASAGSGEHPVFWVTLPAAFVMFCWDLGFGWLHRKETRQTAAHYRREMERARAERARFAAGYAGTSLDKSEPDTDTVTGLPDGQTSEDYGHSHGISLTPLQTSNDQPSSHSIPKVILSNTAGNSPVIISGSLPQSPNSGPSSPSDQNTLHPGALSTLPSPQLEPEKLEAARPMKTEPEERSTLLSEARKGYASFERAYGWLQETFPTVMAVMAHLPFALVPFAFAMFVLVQALVSKGWVNVFAYGWYHWSKRTGTVGSIGGMGFLSCVLSNFSGTNIGTTILLSRIIQAWKEINCHDTQLISDRTYWGTIYSMAVGVNYGAFSTAFSASLAGLLWRDILARKHIHVKSHEFARVNFPIIAISMAVGCLILVGEVYIVRDNSPYSTFEKACPNN, from the exons ATGGTCAAAGGCGTGGACACCAGCGAGATACGACAATGGCGCTCAATAGTAACGTTGGTAGTCTTTGTACTCGCCA ACATTCTCGTACTATGGCCATTTCACATGCCCATCTACATCCCGAAATCCCTCGTCAATTTAATATGCAGATTAGCTGTCAAGCTGCGAGTTATTCCCCCGAGCACGCATCACGCGATTCTTCATGACAACCCGAGATGTTCGAAATATTTTGTCAAGGTCACTTTTCCTGTTAATTTCATCACGGCGCCTCTGATTGCGGATCTCTTCCTACTCGCTATTTCTGCGATAGGACGCCAAGAGGTTTACGATGGGACGATAGGCGCTGATAATATCCACCCCATTGATATTATGGTCTTCTTTATTACTCTGGCTTACATTGCTATTTCTATCGATGCATCGGGTATCATTCGATGGCTTGCCTTCAAAGTTTTGTCGTGGGGCGGAAAAGTTGGCCATCGATTGTTCTTCTACCTTTattcattcttctttctaCTCGGCAGCTTCATCGGCAATGATCCCATCATTTTATCTGGAACGGCATTCCTCGCGTACATGACGCGCGTATCGAGCAACATCACGAGTCCGCGAGCATGGATTTTTACTCAATTCGCAATCGCCAACATCGCCTCAGCAATTCTTGTCTCGTCAAATCCCACCAACCTCGTCCTCGCTGGAGCCTTCGACATCAAGTTCATCGTCTACACCGCCAACATGATAGTCCCAGTCGTCGTCACCGCCGTTGTCCTCTTCCCGTTTCTGCTCTACGTCATCTTCGCTGACGAAAAGCTTATCCCTTCCAAGATTGAGATGCACAGCTTACCAGAAGAGGCTAGAGCCCAACGGCCCGTGAACCCCAACATCCCCTACGTGCAGCACCAAGTCGAAGACGCCGAAAGGGCAGGCGAGGGCATGACGCTGTCACTTGCGTACATTATGAATCCATTTCTTGACAAGAAGGGCGCCATGTTTGGTGCGCTAATCATGTCCGCGACGCTCATCACCGTCCTAGCTCTCAATGCTGCTAGCGCCGGAAGTGGAGAGCACCCCGTTTTCTGGGTGACTCTCCCAGCAGCGTTCGTTATGTTCTGTTGGGATTTAGGCTTTGGGTGGTTGCATCGCAAGGAGACGCGGCAAACGGCCGCTCATTATCGACGAGAGATGGAGCGTGCTAGAGCCGAACGCGCAAGATTTGCAGCAGGATATGCTGGGACTTCACTGGATAAGTCTGAACCAGATACCGACACGGTAACTGGTCTTCCTGATGGCCAGACCTCCGAAGATTATGGCCACTCTCATGGCATTTCTCTCACTCCGTTACAAACCTCCAATGACCAGCCCAGCTCACATTCTATCCCCAAAGTGATTTTATCAAACACCGCCGGAAACAGTCCTGTCATCATCTCAGGATCATTACCCCAATCACCCAACTCAggtccatcatcaccaagcgATCAAAACACACTGCATCCCGGAGCTTTATCAACATTACCAAGTCCTCAATTGGAAccagagaagcttgaggctgCTCGACCCATGAAAACAGAACCCGAGGAAAGATCAACTCTTCTATCTGAGGCTAGAAAAGGCTATGCGTCATTCGAAAGGGCTTATGGGTGGCTGCAAGAGACGTTCCCAACAGTCATGGCCGTCATGGCTCATCTCCCGTTCGCCTTGGTTCCATTTGCTTTCGCCATGTTCGTGCTAGTCCAGGCACTAGTAAGTAAGGGCTGGGTTAACGTGTTTGCATATGGCTGGTATCATTGGTCCAAGCGTACTGGCACAGTTGGAAGTATCGGAGGAATGGGCTTTCTCTCATGTGTTTTGTCCAAC TTCTCTGGCACTAACATCGGCACCACTATCCTGCTCTCACGCATCATCCAAGCTTGGAAAGAGATCAACTGCCACGACACCCAACTCATCAGCGACAGAACATACTGGGGCACAATCTACAGTATGGCCGTCGGAGTCAACTACGGAGCATTCAGCACCGCCTTCAGCGCATCACTGGCCGGTCTTCTCTGGAGAGATATACTTGCCCGAAAGCACATTCACGTGAAGAGCCACGAATTCGCCCGAGTCAATTTCCCCATCATTGCTATCTCAATGGCTGTTGGTTGTCTGATATTGGTGGGAGAGGTCTACATCGTACGGGACAACTCACCATACTCAACATTTGAGAAGGCTTGCCcgaataattaa
- a CDS encoding probable aspartic proteinase precursor: MPSIHALLTASLAFASIALGAPAAQDKKFTVEQVKNPKFIKNGPLALAHVYAKYGVPLPKGLEKAVKAVRPPHAHSKRQNGSGSATTTPSDEDIEWLTPVQIGTPAQTFNLDFDTGSSDLWVFSTETTGSSGHDEYNPAKSSTAKKLSGATWKISYGDGSSSSGDVYKDKVSVGGLVVSSQAVEAAQKVSSEFEQETGLDGLLGLGFSSINTVKPTQQKTFFDNAASTLSSPVFTADLKHQKPGKYNFGFIDSTAYTGKIGYASVDSSDGFWEFTSTGYGIGSAAINRSPITGIADTGTTLLLLPDDVNSAYYAKVSGARYSSSYGGYVFSCSATLPSFSFVVGGVTITIPGSYINYAPVQDGSTTCLGGIQPSDDIGINIFGDIALKAAFVVFDGGNQQVGWAKKTL, from the coding sequence ATGCCTTCCATCCACGCTCTTCTCACAGCCTCTCTGGCTTTTGCTTCCATTGCCCTCGGCGCCCCTGCTGCCCAGGACAAGAAGTTCACCGTTGAGCAAGTCAAGAAccccaagttcatcaagaacGGTCCTCTCGCTCTCGCCCACGTCTACGCCAAGTATGGCGTTCCTCTTCCCAAGGGCCTCGAGAAGGCTGTCAAGGCCGTGAGACCTCCTCACGCTCACTCGAAGCGTCAGAATGGCAGTGGTAGCGCCACCACTACACCCTCCGACGAGGATATTGAGTGGCTGACACCTGTCCAAATCGGTACTCCTGCTCAGACCTTCAACTTGGACTTTGACACTGGTTCTTCCGATCTCTGGGTCTTCAGCACTGAGACCACTGGTAGCAGCGGCCACGATGAGTACAACCCTGCCAAGAGCAGcacagccaagaagctctctggCGCTACATGGAAGATCAGCTATGGCGACGGAAGCTCTTCCTCTGGAGATGTctacaaggacaaggtctcCGTCGGTGGCCTCGTTGTTAGCTCACAGGCCGTCGAGGCCGCCCAGAAGGTCTCCTCCGAGTTCGAGCAAGAGACTGGTCTCGATGgtctccttggtctcggcTTCAGCTCCATCAACACCGTCAAGCCTACCCAGCAGAAGACCTTCTTCGACAATGCTGCCAGCACCCTAAGCTCGCCCGTCTTCACCGCTGATCTGAAGCACCAGAAGCCCGGAAAGTACAACTTCGGCTTCATCGACAGCACAGCCTACACTGGCAAGATTGGGTATGCCTCCGTTGACTCCTCCGATGGCTTCTGGGAGTTTACCTCCACTGGCTATGGTATCGGCTCTGCTGCCATCAATAGAAGCCCCATCACTGGTATCGCTGATACCGGCActactctcctcctcctccccgaCGATGTCAACTCCGCATACTATGCCAAGGTCAGCGGTGCCCGATACAGCTCTAGCTATGGTGGATATGTCTTCAGCTGCTCTGCTACCCtccccagcttcagcttcgttGTTGGCGGTGTTACCATCACCATCCCTGGTTCTTACATCAACTATGCCCCTGTTCAGGACGGATCTACTACCTGTCTTGGTGGTATCCAGCCTAGCGACGACATTGGCATCAACATCTTTGGAGACAttgctctcaaggctgcttTCGTCGTATTCGATGGCGGTAACCAGCAGGTTGGCTGGGCTAAGAAGACACTATAA
- a CDS encoding uncharacterized protein (reviewed:yes 2), with the protein MVSNLVDFQVGAAGLGIGAFGGLIDAFTACSKIYGLWKSLRGLDGYLGLLRTKLILQEALLDQWQRDWLDQPTSRRIDIQKQRILQRHKDAVLASLTTVKILLESLEPLREASGSELALERLKLVTGGAEEHDKTLVQISAVLSDLYRLLPTRDPNIALSQTVLSLEHIGNNQQVLFQDSDSTQHVIQPDKLKRAISFRQLGYDLDQDLEKRVAAFKNSTGDADLTIRSDRVKVLKDDDVAGGLRSFGTLDSKTPVVIEWKRYDLTWKGQKGIRLRGRIQNIARLLHADAKPQELLTLNCLGVFEDIEKTRYGLVFDYPLGTSEQTDLVSLQALIKSPTPETLPTLGDRYRMAYTLSLSLAILHASGWLHKSIRSHNIMIPVRRNQPVWSQPYLVGFEFSRPDSADETTEKPEQSVRFNLYRQPSAQGIPGESYRKGFDIYSLGVVLLEVGLWRVAWSLRRDDENPAKFKEVLLSRVDDRLAHFMGTEYQEADEIIRRTASKMICIEALKRLVRGQEVVNA; encoded by the exons ATGGTGAGCAATTTAGTTGATTTCCAGGTCGGAGCGGCCGGTCTCGGAATCGGGGCATTCGGTGGCCTGATAGACGCTTTCACAGCCTGCTCAAAGATTTATGGTCTATGGAAATCTCTACGGGGTCTCGATGGATATCTTGGCCTGCTCCGTACTAAGCTTAtactccaagaagctctgtTAGACCAGTGGCAGAGAGACTGGCTCGATCAACCGACCTCTAGGCGAATCGACATCCAGAAGCAACGGATCCTTCAGAGACACAAAGATGCTGTTCTCGCCTCATTAACAACAGTAAAAATACTGCTCGAATCACTGGAGCCACTCCGGGAGGCCTCGGGATCAGAACTTGCACTCGAGCGCCTGAAGTTGGTGACTGGTGGGGCCGAAGAACACGACAAGACGCTTGTGCAGATAAGCGCAGTTCTCAGCGACTTGTACCGCTTGCTACCAACTCGAGATCCAAATATCGCCCTTTCACAAACAGTGTTGTCCTTAGAGCATATCGGCAATAATCAGCAAGTACTATTTCAGGACAGCGACTCGACTCAACATGTGATACAGCCTGATAAGCTCAAACGAGCTATTAGCTTTCGCCAGCTAGGATACGACCTAGATCAAGACTTGGAAAAGCGAGTCGCAGCGTTCAAGAACAGTACTGGCGATGCCGATCTCACCATTCGCTCAGACAGAGTCAAAGTCCTGAAAGATGACGACGTCGCTGGTGGACTAAGAAGTTTTGGAACACTTGACTCCAAAACTCCGGTGGTCATTGAGTGGAAACGTTATGACCTTACCTGGAAAGGACAGAAAGGGATCAGGCTTAGAGGAAGAATCCAGAATATTGCACGACTCTTGCATGCCGATGCAAAGCCTCAAGAGCTTTTGACTCTCAACTGCCTGGGAGTGTTTGAGGACATTGAGAAGACTCGATATGGTCTGGTCTTTGACTATCCTCTAGGAACCAGTGAACAAACAGATTTGGTATCTCTACAAGCGTTGATCAAATCACCAACGCCTGAGACTCTACCAACACTGGGTGATCGATATCGAATGGCCTACACCTTGTCACTCTCACTGGCCATCCTTCATGCATCAGGATGGCTCCATAAGAGCATCAGGAGCCATAATATCATGATTCCAGTGCGTCGTAATCAGCCCGTCTGGTCTCAGCCATACCTGGTCGGCTTTGAATTTTCACGGCCAGATTCAGCCGATGAGACCACCGAAAAGCCCGAGCAAAGCGTACGCTTCAATCTATATCGTCAACCTTCCGCACAGGGTATTCCAGGGGAATCATACCGCAAAGGCTTCGACATCTACAGTCTCGGCGTCGTCCTTCTCGAAGTTGGTCTATGGCGCGTAGCATGGAGTCTACGTCGCGACGATGAGAACcccgccaagttcaaggaagTGCTGCTTAGCAGGGTAGACGACAGACTAGCTCACTTCATGGGGACAGAGTATCAAGAGGCG GATGAGATAATTCGGCGCACGGCCTCCAAAATGATCTGCATAGAAGCTTTGAAGCGACTCGTCCGGGGTCAAGAGGTCGTCAACGCATGA